In Haematobia irritans isolate KBUSLIRL chromosome 1, ASM5000362v1, whole genome shotgun sequence, a genomic segment contains:
- the LOC142222137 gene encoding uncharacterized protein LOC142222137 produces MRSTTERKASHTRRRNPYLYKCELCRTFHPIRFCKKFLDMDALQRRIAIRTHNYCENCLAKSHTTNACPSTDSCRKCKARHHTLLHGQYPRNQNTTSSRSHSKRPHQQQSTVKQASQQKASIKSRARKHTKKAKETRETPTTPNHLILSEAIRSLAAVLCSSPSFAQVQGRRHV; encoded by the coding sequence AAGTACCACGGAACGTAAAGCATCTCACACACGCCGACGAAATCCTTATCTCTATAAGTGTGAGCTTTGTCGAACTTTCCACCCAATTCGCTTTTGCAAGAAATTCCTCGACATGGATGCACTGCAGCGTAGAATTGCTATAAGGACCCATAATTACTGCGAAAATTGCTTAGCCAAGAGCCATACTACAAATGCTTGCCCCTCAACAGATTCCTGTAGGAAGTGTAAAGCTCGCCATCATACGCTTTTACATGGACAGTACCCGCGAAACCAAAATACCACTTCTTCACGAAGCCACTCGAAGAGACCTCATCAACAGCAAAGCACTGTCAAACAGGCGTCGCAGCAAAAAGCCTCAATTAAATCACGGGCTCGTAAACACACAAAGAAGGCCAAAGAAACCCGAGAAACACCAACCACGCCAAATCATTTGATTCTGTCTGAGGCTATTCGATCTCTAGCTGCCGTCTTATGTTCCTCGCCATCTTTTGCACAAGTGCAAGGCCGGCGGCATGTCTAA